The window TGCTGCCTTCGGTCACCGGCATGACTGAACCTGGGGTGTTCGACCAGGCCATGGAACACGCCGTTCGCGCCTTCCAGCAGCAGCGTGGTCTGATCACCGACGGACTGGTCGGTCCGGCCACCTACCGCGCCCTGCGCGACGCGACCCACCAGCTCGGTGGCCGTCCGCTCGCGTTCATGGTCTCCGCCCCGATCACCGGCGACGACGTGCTCACCCTGCAGGAACGCCTGCTGGAGCTCGGCTACGACGCGGGTCGGCCCAACGGCGTCTTCGGCGCCCAGACCGAGTCCGCCCTGCGCAACTTCCAGCGTGACTACGGCCTGACCGTCGACGGGATCTGCGGCCCGGAGACGGTCCGCGCCCTGCGCCAGCTGTCCCCGCGCGCCCGCGGCGGCCGTCCGGTCCTGCTGCGCGAACAGGAGCGGGTCCGCAAGGCCGGTCCGCGCCTGCGCGGCAAGCGCATCGTCATCGACCCGGGCCACGGCGGCGCCGACACCGGGCTGTCGGTCGGCGGGGTCAACGAGTCCGACCTGATGTGGGACCTGGCCAGCAGGCTCGAAGGCCGGATGGTCGCCACCGGCATGGAGGCCCTGCTGTCGCGTGGCCGCGAGCAGTGCCCGCCGGACGAGTCCCGCGCCGCGTTCGCCAACGAGGCGGGCGCCGACCTGTTCCTCTCGCTGCACACCGACTCGAACGCCTCCCCGCACGCCCAGGGTGTCGCGAGCTTCCACTTCGGCAGCGGCAACGGCACGACGTCGACCCTCGGCGAGGCCATGGCCGGGCTGATCCAGCGCGAGCTGGCCATGCGCACGGGCCTGCGGGACTGCGGGACGCACCCGAAGACGTGGGACATCCTGCGGCTCACCCGCTGCCCGGCGGTCCGCATCGAGATCGGCTACCTCACCAACGTCGACGACCGGGCCCGGCTGTCCGACCCGGCCTTCCGCGACGTTGTCGCCGAGGGAATCCTGGTCGCGGTCAAGCGGCTCTACCTGCTCGGGGAGAACGACCAGCCGACCGGCAGCTTCACCTTCGCCGACGTCCTGGCCCACGAACTCCTGGCCAAAGCGGAGTAGTTGGGTCCTGTCCTGCGCGGACAGGACCTACCGCTGGAGAACCGGGCTGGCGGTGCTGACGGAGACCGTCCCCAGCAGCCGCTCGAGCGCCGCCTCGACGTCTTCCTTCCAGGTGATGGCCGAGCGCAGTTCAAGGCGCAGGCGGGGCCACCGGGGGTGCGGGCGCACGGTCTTGAAGCCGACGCTCGTCAGGAAGTCGGCGGGCACGACGCAGGAACGCTCCTCGTCGGGCTGGGCGTCGCCGAAGGCCTCGATCGCCTTCACACCGCGCCTGGTCAGGTCTTTCGCGACGGCCTGGACCAGCATCCGGCCAAGTCCGCCACCGCGGAACTCCGGCACGACGTGGAAGCCGGTCAGCACGACCGAATCGGCGCTCACCGGCGACGTCGGGAAGGCGGAAGCCCGCGGGACGGCGTTCGGCGGCGCGTAGAGGACGAACCCGACGGGCAGCTTGTCGCTGTAGACGACGCGCCCGCAGGAACCCCACTCCAAAAGGACGCTCGAAACCCAGGCTTCCTTTTCGAGTTCGCAGGTGCCGAACTCCTCAGCCTGCTCTTTGAGATGCGGCGCTAGTTCCCAGTACACGCATCCGCGACAGTGCTTCGGAAGGTGCTCCAGGTTGTCCAACGTGACGCCTACAACGCGTCGCGACACCCAACCTCCCGCACACATGCAATGCCTCGCGGACTCACCGTCCGCAGGAGGACGGCGTGATACCCAACCCAGAATAGGACCATGTGCCCTGCGCGGGAACCGTTGAAGCGATAATCAGGGCTAAGTCACCTGTCCGGTTACACTCGATTGATCGACCTGCACCGACGGAGCGCCCGATGACGCCTGGACAGCCGCCGGAAAGACTCGGCGCGCGCAGCCTCGACCCGCACCTGCAGCGCTACGCCGCGCGAGCTACGGGGATGACGGCATCCGAGGTGCGTGCGCTGTTCGCGGTGGCCAGCCGTCCGGAGGTCGTCTCGCTCGCGGGCGGCATGCCGAACCTGGCCGCGCTTCCGCTGGACTTCCTGTCCGAGCAGGTCGCGTCGATCATCACCGACGACGGTCTCACCGCGCTGCAGTACGGCTCGGCGCACGGCGTCCCGCAGCTGCGTGAGCAGATCTGCGAGGTGATGGCCCTGGAGGGCGTCACCGGCCACCCCGACGACCTGGTCGTCACCGTCGGCTCGCAGATGGCCCTGGACCTGGTGACCCGCATCTTCTGCGACCCGGGCGACATCGTCCTGGCCGAGGGGCCGTCGTACGTGGGCGCCCTGGGCACGTTCGCGTCCTACCAGGCCGACGTCCGGCATGTCGCCATGGACGAGCACGGCCTGGTCCCCGAAGCGCTGCGAGCCGCGCTGGGCGCCGCTGCCCAAGCAGGCCGCCGGGTCAAGTTCCTCTACACGATCCCGAACTTCCAGAACCCCGCCGGCGTGACGATGGCGGTCTCGCGGCGGGCCGAGGTGCTCGACATCTGCGCGCGCCACGACGTGCTCGTCATCGAGGACAACCCGTACGGCCTGCTCGGCTTCGACGGCCAGATCTACCCGGCGCTGCGGTCGATGGACGCCGACAACGTGATCTACCTCGGCTCGTTCTCCAAGACCTTCGCCTCCGGGCTGCGCGTCGGCTGGGCGCTGGCGCCGCACGCCGTCCGCGAGAAGCTGGTGCTGGCGGCCGAATCCGCGTCGCTGTGCCCGCCGACGCTCAACCAGCTGATCGTCTCGCGCTACCTCGCCACGCACGACTGGAAGGGCCAGATCAAGTCCTTCCAGTCGATGTACCGCGAACGCCGCGACGCGCTGCTGTCCGGGCTGGAGCAGCACATGCCCGCGGGCT is drawn from Actinokineospora alba and contains these coding sequences:
- a CDS encoding N-acetylmuramoyl-L-alanine amidase produces the protein MRVLRRGDGGPAVTEVRSTLLALGLLPSVTGMTEPGVFDQAMEHAVRAFQQQRGLITDGLVGPATYRALRDATHQLGGRPLAFMVSAPITGDDVLTLQERLLELGYDAGRPNGVFGAQTESALRNFQRDYGLTVDGICGPETVRALRQLSPRARGGRPVLLREQERVRKAGPRLRGKRIVIDPGHGGADTGLSVGGVNESDLMWDLASRLEGRMVATGMEALLSRGREQCPPDESRAAFANEAGADLFLSLHTDSNASPHAQGVASFHFGSGNGTTSTLGEAMAGLIQRELAMRTGLRDCGTHPKTWDILRLTRCPAVRIEIGYLTNVDDRARLSDPAFRDVVAEGILVAVKRLYLLGENDQPTGSFTFADVLAHELLAKAE
- a CDS encoding GNAT family N-acetyltransferase; amino-acid sequence: MSRRVVGVTLDNLEHLPKHCRGCVYWELAPHLKEQAEEFGTCELEKEAWVSSVLLEWGSCGRVVYSDKLPVGFVLYAPPNAVPRASAFPTSPVSADSVVLTGFHVVPEFRGGGLGRMLVQAVAKDLTRRGVKAIEAFGDAQPDEERSCVVPADFLTSVGFKTVRPHPRWPRLRLELRSAITWKEDVEAALERLLGTVSVSTASPVLQR
- a CDS encoding aminotransferase-like domain-containing protein; the encoded protein is MTPGQPPERLGARSLDPHLQRYAARATGMTASEVRALFAVASRPEVVSLAGGMPNLAALPLDFLSEQVASIITDDGLTALQYGSAHGVPQLREQICEVMALEGVTGHPDDLVVTVGSQMALDLVTRIFCDPGDIVLAEGPSYVGALGTFASYQADVRHVAMDEHGLVPEALRAALGAAAQAGRRVKFLYTIPNFQNPAGVTMAVSRRAEVLDICARHDVLVIEDNPYGLLGFDGQIYPALRSMDADNVIYLGSFSKTFASGLRVGWALAPHAVREKLVLAAESASLCPPTLNQLIVSRYLATHDWKGQIKSFQSMYRERRDALLSGLEQHMPAGCTWTRPDGGFFVWMTVPEGVDTKAMQPRAVTARVAYVPGTGFYADGFGSRQMRLSFCYPPPERISEGVRRLAGVLTEEIELLNTFGPSTSRSLSGPQTPTPDTA